A stretch of the Panicum virgatum strain AP13 chromosome 9N, P.virgatum_v5, whole genome shotgun sequence genome encodes the following:
- the LOC120689694 gene encoding zinc finger protein-like 1 homolog — MVVCKCRKATRVYCFVHQVPVCGECICFPEHQLCVVKNYAEWVINSDYDWPQHCSSCNSVLEAGSEETTRLGCLHVMHTKCLISYIQSFPTQTAPAGYVCPSCSTPIWPPSSIKDTGSRLHAKLKEEIIQTGLEKNVFGNHFVTISKADTRTPPAFASDPLKHLSSSGDRESNGANIISSTQDASLPSTLHSAMYASASLGSGTSIHVEPEIVEIEGPSPVITQFPELESNFIRSPSPHGPGAMTRKGATSVDRQNSEISYYADDEDGNRKKYTKRGTFRHRFLRMLLPFWSSALPTLPVTAPSKKESDGPEGRPRQRSSRMDPTKILLAMAILACIATMGILYYRLSQRSLSENFVEDEIQ; from the exons ATGGTCGTGTGCAAATGCCGCAAG GCGACGAGGGTTTACTGCTTCGTCCACCAGGTCCCTGTCTGCGGTGAGTGCATATGCTTCCCGGAGCATCAGCTGTGCGTG GTAAAAAACTATGCTGAATGGGTTATTAATTCGGATTATGATTGGCCGCAACACTGTTCATCTTGCAATTCAGTTCTGGAAGCTGGAAGTGAAGAAACCACACGATTGGGTTGCTTAC ATGTGATGCACACAAAATGCTTGATATCGTATATCCAAAGTTTTCCAACCCAAACAGCACCAGCTGGATATGTCTGCCCCTCATGTTCCACGCCT ATATGGCCACCATCAAGCATTAAAGATACAGGTTCTCGTCTTCATGCAAAACTGAAAGAAGAAATAATCCAG ACTGGCTTGGAGAAGAATGTATTTGGAAATCATTTTGTGACAATATCTAAAGCTGATACTCGGACCCCTCCTGCTTTTGCATCAGATCCTCTTAAACATTTATCCAGTTCTGGTGATAGAGAATCGAATGGTGCTAACATAATTAGCTCAACTCAAGATGCGTCTTTGCCATCAACACTGCATTCTGCAATGTACGCTTCTGCTAGTTTAGGATCTGGGACATCTATCCATGTTGAACCAGAAATTGTTGAAATAGAGGGTCCTAGTCCCGTGATAACACAATTCCCAGAACTGGAGTCTAACTTCATCAGAAGTCCGAGCCCACATGGG CCTGGTGCCATGACAAGAAAAGGTGCTACCAGCGTTGATAGACAAAATTCAGAGATTTCTTATTATGCTGATGACGAAGATGGAAATCGTAAAAAGTATACCAAAAGGG GTACATTTCGTCATAGATTTCTAAGGATGCTGCTGCCTTTCTGGTCTAGTGCACTGCCAACACTACCAGTCACAGCACCTTCAAAAAAGGAGAGTGATGGCCCAGAGGGTCGCCCCCGGCAGAGATCATCAAGAATGGATCCCACGAAGATTTTACTTGCAATGGCTATATT GGCATGTATAGCAACGATGGGAATTCTCTATTACCGGTTGTCCCAGCGCAGTCTTTCTGAAAACTTCGTTGAGGATGAGATTCAGTAG